TCGAAATCGCCCGCGCCCTCGCCAGCGAACCCGGTCTGCTGCTGCTGGACGAACCCACCGCCGGCATGAACCCCCAGGAAACCCGCGCCACCCAGGACCTCGTCCTCGCCATCCGCGCACAAGGCACCGCCGTCCTCGTCATCGAGCACGACATGCGCTTCATCTTCAACCTCTGCGACCGCGTCGCCGTCCTCGTCCAAGGACAAAAGCTCGTCGAAGGCACCGCGGAAATCGTCCAGGCCGACGAACGCGTCATCGCCGCCTACCTCGGCACACCGGTCGACGGCATGCCGGCCCCGGACGACCCCACGGACACGGCGCCCCCCACAGACACGGCGACCCCGACGGACACGGCCCCCACCCCGAAAGCAGCCACCACCCCCGACGCGGCAGGAGAACCCGACGCGGCAGACGGGGCCGCCCCGCCGGACGAGCCGGCCCAGGGACAGACCGGAGACACCCCATGACCGCACTGCTCGAAGTCGAGGACCTACGCGTCGCCTACGGCAAGATCGAAGCCGTCAAAGGCATCTCGTTCTCCGTCGAAGCCGGCCAGGCCGTCACCCTCATCGGCACCAACGGCGCGGGCAAAACCACCACCCTGCGCACCCTCTCCGGCCTCCTCAAACCCCTCGCCGGCAAGATCACCTTCGACGGCGAACCCCTCAACGGCGTCCCCGCCCACAAGATCGTCGAGCGCGGCCTCGCCCACTCCCCCGAAGGCCGCCGTCTCTTCCCCCGCCTCACCCTCGCCGAAAACCTCAAGCTCGGCGCCTTCCTCCGCAAAGACGCCGACGGCATCGAGAAAGACATCCAACGCGTCTACGAACTCTTCCCGATCCTCGGCGAACGCAGCAAACAAGCCTCCGGCACCCTCTCCGGCGGCGAACAGCAAATGCTCGCCATGGGCCGTGCCCTGATGTCCCGCCCCAAACTCCTCATGCTCGACGAGCCCTCCATGGGCCTCTCCCCGATCATGATGCAGAAGATCATGGAAACCATCCGCGAACTCCGCTCCCAAGGCACCACCATCCTCCTCGTCGAACAGAACGCCCAGGCCGCGCTCTCCCTCGCCGACCAAGGACACGTCATGGAAATCGGCCGCATCGTCCTCTCCGGCAGCGGCCCCTCCCTCCTCCACGACGAATCCGTCCGCAAGGCCTACCTCGGTGAGGACTGACCCGCACCCGCACCGACGCGAGCGGCCCCGCACCGATGAAGATCGGTACGGGGCCGCTCGCACGCTCAGGACGAGCCAGGCTGCTGCCGGCTACTGGTCCTTCTGCTGCTTCTTCTCCTCGGCGTCCTCGATGACCGCCTCGGCAACCTGCTGCATCGACAGCCGGCGGTCCATCGACGTCTTCTGGATCCACCGGAACGCAGCCGGCTCCGTCAGCCCGTACTGCGTCTGGAGAATGCTCTTCGCCCGGTCCACCAGCTTCCGGGTCTCCAGCCGCTGCGTGAGGTCCGCGACCTCCTGCTCCAGCGTCCTCAGCTCGGTGAACCGGCTCACCGCCATCTCGATCGCCGGAACCACATCGGTCTTCGAGAACGGCTTCACCAGATACGCCATCGCACCCGCGTCCCGGGCCCGCTCCACCAGCTCACGCTGCGAGAACGCGGTCAGCATCAGCACCGGCGCGATGCTCTCCTCGGCGATCTTCTCGGCCGCCGAGATGCCGTCCAGCACCGGCATCTTCACATCCAGGATCACCAGATCGGGACGGTGCTCCCGGGCCAGCTCCACGGCGGTCTGCCCGTCCCCGGCCTCGCCGACGACGGTGTAGCCCTCTTCCTCCAGCATCTCTTTGAGGTCGAGACGGATGAGGGCCTCGTCCTCGGCGATCACGACGCGCGTGGTCAGCGGCGGGACGTGCGACTGATCGTCATCGGCGACGGGCTGCTCGGGCTCGGCGGCGCTCACGGGACTCCTCATTCCAGGCAGGTGGTGCCATTGCAGCCTACCTAGAGGCGGCCATAGTGATGCACACGGTAGGGTGTCTCTCGCAACCGGCCCGGTTGGTGGAACTGGTCAGACACGCGGCTCTCAAACAGCCGTGCCCTTGGGCATGTGGGTTCGAATCCCACACCGGGCACCCTTGAACAAGCGGAACTCCACCTTCGCGTGGTTCGCACGAATTTTCGCCCCACACTCATGAAGCGTCACGCACAGTGATGTCATGAACTTCCACGGCACAGATGTGCGCCGCAACGCAATCGCCCAGCTCCGCGCGGGAGCAAGGAACGCGGACGTGGCCCGCGCGTTGGGCCTCCCCCTCGGCACCGTCGGCTATTGGCTGCACATGGACCGCGCGCGACGCGGAGAGTGCCCAGGTGCCCACAACCCGAAATGCCCGCGGTGCGACGGACGCGAACTCGACGAGCTGGCGTACTCCTACCTCCTGGCCCTCTACCTCGGCGACGGCCACATCATCCAGTACTCCACACATCGGGTGCCGAGCCTCATGATCGCGTGCGGCGACGTCTGGCCGGGTCTCATGGACGCCTGCGAAGCCGCGATGCGAGCGGTCTTCCCCGACAACTCCGTGTGCCGGGTCCGACGGACCGGCTGCCACAACGTGAAGGTCTACTCGAAGCACTTATGGTGCCTGTTTCCCCAGCACGGTCCCGGAAAGAAGCACGACCGGCCGATTGTGCTGGAACCCTGGCAGCAGCGGATCGTGGACGACTATCCCTGGGAGTTCATCCGCGGACTCATCCACTCCGACGGCTGCCGCATCACCAACTGGACGACCAGGATGGTGGGCGGTGAGCGCAAGCGGTACGAGTATCCGCGGTACTTCTTCACCAACAAGTCCGATGACATCCGGCGGCTCTTCTCGGACACCCTCACGAAGGTCGGCGTCGAGTGGACCGTCCTTGCCCGCGGCAGCGACCCGTTCAACATCTCCGTGGCCCGCAAAAGCTCCGTCGCCCTCATGGACCGACACATCGGGCCGAAGTACTGACAGGGACGGCAGTCAGGTACCTCGGCCCAGCGGAATCGCGGTGCGGGTGGGGCTACTTCGGGGAGTCGTCCTCGCCGATGTGGTGGACGCGGACGAGGTTGGTGGAGCCGGGGACGCCGGGCGGGGAGCCGGCGGTGATGATGACGACGTCGCCCTTCTGGCAGCGGCCGATCTTGAGGAGCTGCTCGTCGACCTGGGCGACCATCTCGTCGGTGGAGTTGACGGTCGGGCCGAGGAAGGTTTCCACGCCCCAGCTGACGTTGAGCTGGGAGCGGGTGGCCGGGTCGGGGGTGAAGGCCAGGAGCGGGATGGGCGAGCGGTAGCGGGAGAGGCGGCGGACGGTGTCGCCGGACTGGGTGAAGGCGACGAGGAACTTGGCGCCGAGGAAGTCGCCCATGTCGGCGGCGGCGCGGGCGACGGCGCCGCCCTGGGTGCGGGGCTTGTTGGCCTCGGTGAGCGGCGGGAGGCCCTTGGCGAGGAGGTCTTCCTCGGCGGCCTCGACGATGCGGCTCATCGTCTTGACGGTCTCGGTCGGGTATTTGCCGACGCTGGTCTCACCGGAGAGCATGACGGCGTCGGTGCCGTCGATGACGGCGTTGGCGACGTCGGAGGCTTCGGCGCGGGTGGGGCGGGAGTTGTCGATCATCGAGTCGAGCATCTGGGTGGCGACGATGACCGGTTTGGCGTTGCGCTTGGCCAGCTTGATGGCGCGCTTCTGGACGATCGGGACCGTTTCGAGGGGCATTTCGACGCCGAGGTCGCCGCGGGCGACCATGATGCCGTCGAAGGCGGCGACGATGTCGTCGATGTTGTCGACGGCCTGGGGCTTTTCGACCTTGGCGATGACGGGGAGGAAGCGGTCTTCTTCACGCATGATGCGGTGGACGTCTTCGATGTCGCGGCCGCTGCGGACGAAGGAGAGGGCGATGAGGTCGGCGCCGTAGCGCAGGGCCCAGCGGAGGTCGTCCTGGTCCTTTTCGGAGAGGGCGGGGACGGAGACGGCGACACCGGGGAGGTTGAGGCCTTTGCGGTCGGAGACCATGCCGCCTTCGATGACCTTGGTGCGGACGCGGGGTCCGTCGACGCCGGTGACTTCGAGGGTGACTTTTCCGTCGTCGACGAGGATGCGTTCGCCGGTGGTGACGTCGGCGGCGAGGCCGTTGTAGGTGGTGCCGCAGATCTGGCGGTCGCCTTCTACGGCGGGTTCCACGGTGATGGTGAACTCGTCGTCGCGTTCGAGAAGTACAGGGCCTTCGCGGAATCGGCCGAGTCGGATCTTCGGGCCTTGAAGGTCGGCGAGGATGCCGACGCTGCGGCGGGTTTCTTCGGATGCTTTGCGGACCCGGTCGAATCGTGCCTCGTGGTCGGCGTAGGTGCCGTGGCTGAGGTTGAAGCGGGCAAGGTCCATTCCGGCGTCGACGAGGGCTTTGATCTGCTCGTACGAGTCGGTGGCGGGTCCCAGTGTGCAGACAATCTTTGCTCGGCGCATGTTTCGACTCTATGACTTACCGGGCGGTAGGGAAGTGTAAGAAAGTGACTGCTCAACGAGCGCTTGATGAAAGGCTGTTGACAAGTAATGGAATGCGCACGGAGGCGCTCTGATGAGCGGAATTTCATCCTTGCGCGCGGTGGTCTCAGAGTGCGGGACGGGTCATCGTAAAGCGTGCGTTGACATTGGCGTAGACGGCTTGGCGTTGGGGTTCGAGATCGAGGGCGGGGGCGGATTCCTGGACGGGGGCGCCGCCGTATCCGCGGTGGGAGGCCATGGCGGGGGCTGCCATGGGGGCGGTGTTCTCGGCGCCGAGGTCGGCGATTTCCAGGAGGGCGTCGAGGCGGGCGCCGAGGGCTTCGGCGTATTCGCGGGCGCGCTGGACGGCTTCGCGGACGGCTTGGGTGCGGGCGTCGCGGTGGGCGGGTGAGTCGGGGCGCAGGGCCCACCAGGGGCCGTCGACGCGGGTGAGGTCGAGGTCGGCGAGGCGGGTGGTGAGTTCGCCGAGGGTGGTGAAGTCGTTGAGGGTGGCGGTGTGGGTGACGCGTCCGTGGTAGGCGCGGATGCGTTCGTGGCGGCCTTTTTCGGTGAGCTGGGGGGTGAGGCTGAAGGTGCCGGTTTCGAGTTTTTCGAGGGCGTCGCCGTAGCTCTTGATGAGGGTGAGGGCTTGTTCGTTGCGGCGGGTGAGGTCGGTGAGGGCGGCGGTGCGGTCGGTGCCGCGGGCGCTGATGGTGACGGCGATGCGGGCGATTTCGGGGTCGACTTCGAGGCGGGCTTCGCCGCGTACGGCGAGGCGGGGGGTGTCGGGGGTGCCGTACGGGAGGGCGGTCGGGGTGGTGCCGGTGGTGGGGACGGCGGGGGTGGGGGTGTCGTCGGTGGGGTTGCTCATGGGGGCTCCCGGGTTTGGGGGTCGGGGTGCGGTGCGGTGGGTCGGCGGTGTGCGGGTGCGGGTGCGGGTGCGGGTGCGGGTGGTGCAGGGTCGCATATCGGGGCGGGTGCGGGTGGGGCATCCGGGGGGGGAACTGGTGAGGGGTGTCGCGTGGGGGTTGGCTGCGCCAGAATCTACGCGCGTTGTCCTTCTGTGTGGCGGCGCTCATCCGCGTTTGTTGGCGTTCATCCAAGGGAGTTGGCATGTCGCTCGACCGTAGGAAGTTCTTGGGGCGTTCCGTGGTGACGGGGGCCGGGGTGGCGCTTTCGGGTGCTGCGGGAGTGCCTGCGGCCCAGGCCGTGGCGGCGCGGGGCCCGGGGCGGCACGGTCACCGGCGCGAGCGGTACGCCTTCACGGTCATGGGCACGACGGATCTGCACGGCAGTGTCTTCAACTGGGACTACGCCACGGACGCGGAGTTCGACGATGCGGCGCACAACGACGTGGGCCTGGCGAAGATTTCGACGCTGGTGGACGGGGTGCGCCGGGAGAAGGGCCGGCGCAACACGCTGCTGATCGATGCGGGTGACACGATTCAGGGGACGCAGTTGGCGTATTACTACGCCAAGGTGGATCCGATTACGGGTCCGAACGGGCCGGTGCATCCGATGGCGCGGGCGATGAATGCGATCGGCTATGACGCCGCGGCGCTTGGGAATCACGAGTTCAATTACGGCATTCCGGTGCTGCGGAAGTTCGAGGAGAGCTGTGATTTTCCGCTGCTGGGGGCGAATGCGGTGGATGCGAAGTCGCTGCGGCCGGCGTTTCGGCCGTATGTGCTGAAGCGTTTGCGGTCACCGCGCGGGCGGGAGGTGACGGTGGCGGTACTGGGTTTGACGAATCCCGGTATCGCGATCTGGGACAAGGCTCATGTGCAGGGGAAGCTGGCGTTTCCGGGGCTGGTGGAGCAGGCGGCGAAGTGGGTGCCGAAGCTGCGGTCGATGGGCGCGGATGTGGTGTTCGTGGCGGCGCATTCCGGGATGAGCGGTACGTCGTCGTACGGGGATCAGTTGCCGTATGTGGAGAATGCGGCGGCGTTGGTTGCGGAGCAGGTGCCGGGGATCGATGCGATTTTGGTGGGGCATGCGCATGTGGAGGTTCCCGAGCGGCGGGTGGTGAACAAGAAGTCGGGCCGGGAGGTGGTGTTGTCGGAGCCGTTGAAGTGGGGACAGCGGCTGACGCTTTTCGATGTGGTGGTGGAGTGGCGTCGGGGCCGTTGGGAGGTGGGGTCGGTCGGTTCGCGGGTCTTGAATTCGAATGCGGTGGCGGAGGATGCGCGGATCACGCGTCTGCTGCGGGCGGAGCACCGGAAGGTCGTGGCGTATGTGAACCGGGTGATCGGCCGGTCGAAGGCGGAGATGACGGCGGCCGAGGCTCCGGTGAAGGACACGCCGATTTTGGACTTCATTGCGTTCGTGCAGGCGGAGGTGGTGCGCAAGGCGCTTGCGGGGTCGGCGTATGCGTCGCTTCCGGTGTTGTCGCAGGCGTCGTGCTTCTCGCGTACCGCGAAGGTGCCGGAGGGGGATGTGACGATCCGGTCGATGGCGGCGCTGTATCCGTTTGACAACACGCTGGAGGCACGGGTGTTGACGGGTGTGCAGGTGCGGGCGTATTTGGAGTTCTCGGCGCGGTATTACGTGCAGACGGCGGCGGGTGGCGGTCCGGTGGATCCGTCGAAGGTCACGAACGCGGAGGGTACGCCGGATTACAACTATGACGTGGTGAGCGGTGTCTCGTACGAGATCGATATCGCGAAGCCGGCGGGGCGGCGGATCGGGAAGCTGATGTTCGACGGGAAGCCGCTGGATGATGCGGCGCGGTTCGTGCTGGCGGTGAACAATTACCGGGCGAGTGGTGGCGGTAATTTCCCGCATGTGGCGGCTGCGGAGCAGGTGTGGTCGACGTCGGACGAGATCCGCAATCTGATCATCGGGTGGGTGCAGGAGAGCGGGCAGATCGATCCTGCGCAGTTTGCTTCGGTGGACTGGAAGTTGACGCGGGACGGGGTGCCGGTGTTCTGAGTCCGGCCGGTCATGAGGGGCGGCGGGGGGTGCCGCCGGGGGTGGCCTTGGTCCCTCGTGGGTCCGCGGCTCCCCCGGGCCCCGGGGTGCGGCGCCTCCGCGCGAAGTGGTCGTGGCTGCGGGGCGCGCGGTGCGGGTCAGCGGCGGGGGACGAGGGTGGAGCCCTGGCGGGGGACCATGCCGGTGCGTCCCGTCGACGGGTGGGGGAGGCCGAAGGTGGTGAAGGCGGTGCGGGTGGGGAGGGGGTAGGGGGTGTTGTCGGTGAGGGAGTTGAGGATGGTGGCGCTGCGCCAGGCGGCGAGGCCGAGGTCGGGGGTGCCTACGCCGTGGGTGTGGGTTTCGGCGTTCTGGACGTAGACCGAGCCGGTGACGGCGGGGTCGAGGACGAGGCGGTGCTGTGCGTCGATGCGGGGGCGTGCGCCGGAGTCGCGGCGCAGGTAGGGGTCGATGGCGGCGAGCAGGGTGTCGATGCGGCGTTCGCGGTAGCCGGTGGCGAGGATGACGGCGTCGGTGGTGAGGCGGGAGCGGGTGCCTTGCTGGGTGTGGTCGAGGTGGAGTTCGACCTTCGTGGTGCCGACGCGGCCTGCGGTGCGGACGAAGACTCCTGGGGTGAGGGTGGCGTCGGGCCAGCCGCCGTCGAGGGTGCGGCGGTAGAGCTCGTCGTGGATGGCGCCGAGGGTGTCGTGGTCGATGCCTTTGTGGAGCTGCCATTGGGCGGGGAGGAGGTCGTCGCGGACGCGTTCGGGGAGGGCGTGGAAGTAGCGGGTGTAGTCGGGGGTGAAGTGTTCGAGGCCGAGTTTGCTGTATTCCATGGGCGCGAAGGCGGGGGTGCGGGCGAGCCAGTGGAGGCCTTCGCGTCCTGCGGGGCGGGCGCGGAGCTGGTCGAGGAAGATTTCGGCGCCTGACTGGCCGGCTCCGATGACGGTGAGGTGGTCGGCGCCGAGCAGGCTTTCGCGGTGGTCGAGGTAGTCGGCGGAGTGGATGACGGGGACGGCGGGGGCTTCGGCGAGGGGGCGGAGCGGGACGGGGATGTGGGGAGTGGTGCCGATGCCGAGGACGAGGTTGCGGGCGTAGGTGCGGCCGAGGGCTTCGGCTTCGCCTTCGGGGTCGAGCTGGGTGTAGTCGACTTCGAAGACTTCGTGTTCGGGGTTCCAGCGGACGGCGTCGATCTGGTGGCCGAAGTGGAGGCTGGGGAGGTTTTCGCTGACCCAGCGGCAGTAGGAGTCGTATTCGGCGCGGTGGATGTGGAAGCGCTCGGCGAAGTAGAAGGGGAAGAGGCGTTCGCGCGTCTTGAGGTAGTTGAGGAAGGTCCAGGGGCTGGCGGGGTCGGCGAGGGTGACGAGGTCGGCGAGGAAGGGGACCTGGAGGGTGGCGCCGTCGATGAGGAGGCCGGGGTGCCACTGGAAGGCGGGGCGCTGGTCGTAGAAGGCGGTGCGCAGGGGGGTGACGGGGTGGGCGAGGGCGGCGAGGGAGAGGTTGAAGGGGCCGATGCCGATGCCGGCGAGGTCGAGGGGTGCGTCGGGGCTCGTGGTGTCGGTGGTGAGGGGCGCTTCGGGAGTGCTGCTCATCTGGGGGTGTGGCCTTCCACGAGTTTGAGGAGGGTGGTCAGGTCTCCGGGTTGGGTGTGGGGGTTGAGGAGCGTGGCTTTGAGCCAGAGGCCGGTGGGGGTGGTGGCGCGGCCGAGGACGGCCTGTCCGTCGGTGAGGAGGGTGCGGCGGATGGTGGCGAGGGTGGTGTCGTCGGCGCCGGTGGGGCGGAAGAGGACGGTGCTGAGCGCGGGGCGGGAGTGGAGCTCGTAGCGGGGGTGGGCCTCGATGAGGTCGGCGAGGGTCTGGGCGGCGGCGAGGGTGTGGTCGACGAGTTCGCCGAGGCCGTGGCGGCCGAGGGCCTTGAGGGTGACGGCGATTTTGAGGATGTCGGGGCGGCGGGTGGTACGCAGTGAGCGGCTGAGCAGGTCGGGGAGGCCGGCTTCGGTGTCGTCGTCGGCGTTGAGGTAGTCGGCCTGGTGGGCGAGGGGGGCCAGGGTGGCGGGGCCGGGGACTGCGAGGAGGCCGGCGGCGACGGGTTGCCAGCCGAGTTTGTGCAGGTCGAGGCCGACGGTGTGGGCGCGGGCGAGGCCGTGGAGTGCGCTGCGGTGGGTGTCGCTGAAGAGGAGGGCCCCGCCGTAGGCGGCGTCGATGTGGAAGCGGGCGCCGTGCTGGGCGGCGACGTCGGCGAGGTCGGCGAGGGGGTCGATGGCGCCGGAGTCGGTGGTGCCTGCGGTGGCGGTGAGGAGGACGGGCCCGGCGCGTCCGGCGAGGTTGGCGAGGCAGGTGTGGACGGTGTCGGGAGTGAGGATGCCGTCGGGGGTGGGGAGGGTGAGGGGTTGGGGGAGGCCGAGGAGCCAGGCGGAGCGGGGGATGCTGTGGTGGGCGTTGGCGCCGCAGACGATCTGGAGGGGGCGGGCGGGCCGGTGCGGGTCGGTCGCGGTGCCGGCGGGGGCGGCGGCTTCGCGGGCGAGGAGCAGGGCGAGCTGGTTGGATTCGGTGCCGCCGGTGGTGATCAGCGCGTCGGGGTCGGTGGCCTGGGGGTAGACCAGGGCGGCGAGTGCGCGGCTGGTGAGGGCCTCCAGTACGGAGGCGGCGGGGGCCTGGTCCCAGGAGTCCATGGAGGGGTTGAGGGCGCAGGCGGCGAGGTCCGCCGCGGTGGCGAGGGCGAGCGGCGGGCAGTGCAGATGGGCGGCGCAGTGGGGGTCGGCGGGGTCGGCGGCGCCGGCGGCGAGGGTGTGGACGAGGGTGCGCAGGGCGGCGTGCGGGCCGGTGCCGTGGTCGGGGAAGACGGGGTGGCAGGCGTCGCGTACGGCACGGGTGACGGTGTCGGGGCCGCCGGGCGGGAGGGGGCCGGCGCGGTCCTCGGCGCCGGTGGTGAGGGCGTCGAGGACGGTGTCGAGGAGGGGGCGGAGCGCGCGGGGGCCGTTGGTGCCGCCTGCGAGGGCGGTGCCGGCAGGGGGCACAGTCATCAATGTGCTCTTCTGTCAGGGGAGTTGGGGGCGTCGGGCTCAGGCAAACGAGCCCTTAGGCAGCCCTAAGTTACTTTCCCTGCACGCTGCGTATCCACTGGTCGTGGTCATACCACCCGTAAGTGGTACGGGTGTACCGCAGGTGTTCGGGTGCCGTCGCCCTGCCGGTCCGGCGGCACCCGCTGCGTGGGCCGGGGCGGATCCGCTGCGTCCCGCCCGCGCACCGGGCGGGACGTCGCGGACACCCCTCAGGCGTTCTCCGCCGCGGCGCGTACCTTCACCGCCCTGCGCAGGTCATCGAGCTGGTCGATGAGTTTGCGGCGCAGGGCGGGGGTCGGGTTGCCGTCGGTGAGGCAGGCCTCGCCGAGGTGGAGGGTGTGGTCCTCGACGAAGGGGGCGGGGAAGGCGTGGCGGCCGGCTGCTTCGGCGAGGGCGGGGCCGCGGGCGGCGGCGAGGGCGGGGACGTCGGTGAAGTAGCGGGCGACGTAGGGGCGGAGCAGGTCGAGCTGTTCGGGTGCCCAGAAGCCGCCGGCGGTGGCGGTGAAGAGGTAGTTGGAGAGCGCGGCCGGGCCGCCGGTGGTGAACAGGGCGTCCCAGGCGGCTTGTTTGGCGGCCGGGTCGGGGAGCGCGGCGTGGCAGCGGGCGGCGCCCTCGCGGCCGGTGGCACTGGGGTCGCGGGCGAGTTCGGCGTCGATGGCGGCGCGGAGTTCGTCGAGGGGTGCGGCGCCGAGGGTGGCGAGCCGGCCGAGGATGCGCCAGCGCAGTTCGGGGTCGAGGCGGGGGCCGCCGGGGACGCTGCCGTCGTCGAGCCAGTCCTGGATGCCTTCGGGGGTGGTGGCGCTGTCGATGAAGGCGCGGACGGCGGTGAGCCGCAGTCCGGCTTCGGAGCCGTGTTCGGGGCCTTCGGTGCGGCGGAGTATGTCGCGGCTGAGGGCGGTGAGGGTGGCGAGGGCGGTGTGGCGTTGGGTGCGAGGGAGGTAGCGGTCGGCGATCTGGGTGCGGGCGAAGGCGAGGACGCCTTGGACGAGGGCGAGGTCGGTTTCGTACGGGAGGTGGGCGCGGGCGGCGTCGAGGTAGGCGGTGGGGGCGAGTTCGCCGTCGCGGACCATGTCGCGGGCGGCGTTCCACACGACGGCGCGGGTCAGCGGGTCGGGGAGCCCGGACAGTGCGCCGAGGGCGGTGTCCCAGGAGACGGGGTCGAGGCGGACCTTGGCGTAGGTGAGGTCCTGGTCGTTGAGGAGGAGCAGGGCGGGGCGGCCGCCCGTGGCGGAGCGGGCGCCGTCGTCGGGGACGTCCCAGGTCAGCGGCTCGCGCGGGACGAGGCGGCCGGTGGTGGTGCGGTCGTGGTCGTAGCGGCCGATGGTGAGCCGGTGCGGGCGGGTGCCGTCCGGGCTTCCGGTCTGCTCGACGGACACGCTCCAGTTGCCGTCCGCGGCTTCCCGCACGACGGGGGTGAGGGTGTCGACTCCGGTGGTGCGCAGCCAGCGTTCGGCCCAGGCGTGGACGTCGCGGTCGGTGGCGCGGGCGAGCGAGTCGATGAAGTCGGCGAGGGTGGCGTTGGAGAAGCGGTGCCGGGCGAAGTGGTCGTTGATGCCGGCGAGGAAGTCCTTCTCCCCCATCCAGGCGACGAGTTGGCGCAGTGCGGAGGCGCCCTTGGCGTAGGAGATGCCGTCGAAGTTGAGGAGTGCGGAGGCGGTGTCGGGGACGTCCTCGGGGGCGGGGGCGACGGGGTGGGTGGAGGGGCGCTGGTCGGCGTCGTAGCCCCAGCCCTTGCGGGCGACGGCGAAGTCGGTCCAGGTGTCGGTGAAGCGCGTGGCTTCGGCCAGGACCTGGTAGCCCATGTATTCGGCGAAGGACTCGTTGAGCCAGATGTCGTCCCACCACTGGAGGGTGACGAGGTCGCCGAACCACATGTGGGCCATTTCGTGGGCGATGGTCACGCCGCGGGTCTGGCGTTCGGTGTCGGTGACGGCGGAGCGGAAGACGTATGCGTCGCGGAAGGTGACCAGGCCGGGGTTCTCCATGGCGCCGGCGTTGAACTCGGGGACGAAGGCCTGGTCGTAGGAGTCGAAGGGGTAGGGCTCTTCGAAGATCTGGTGGTAGCGGTCGAAGCAGCGGCGGGTGAGGTCGAGGATCTCGTCGGCGTCGGCGTCGAGGTGCGGGGCGAGGGAGCGGCGGCAGTGGATCCCGAAGGGCAGTCCGGCGTGTTCGGTGCGTACGGAGTGCCAGGGACCGGCGGCGACGGCGACGAGGTAGCTGCTGATGAGGGGGGTGGGGGCGAGGGTCCAGTGGCCGGGGTCGCGCTGGGTGGCGAGGCCGTTGCCGAGGACGGACCAGTCGGTGGGGGCGGTGACGGTGAGGGCGAAGACGGCCTTGAGGTCGGGCTGGTCGAAGGCGGCGAAGACGCGCTGGACGTCGTCCAGGAACAACTGGGTGTAGACGTAGCTCTCACCGTCGGCGGGGTCGGTGAAGCGGTGCATGCCCTCGCCGGTGCGGGAGTAGCGCATGGTGGCGTCCAGGCGCAGTTCGTGGGCGCCGGGGGCCAGGCCGGTGAGCGGGAGGCGGTTGTCGTCCAGGGCCGCGGGGTCGAGCGGGTGGCCGTCGAGGGTGACGGAGTGCAGCTCGGCGGGCCGGAGCTCGACGAAGGTGTCGCCGTCCGTGCGCGCGGTGAAGTGGATGACCGTACGGGAGCCGAACCGGTCCTCGCCCTGGGTGAGGTCGAGTGCGATGTCGTAACGGTGGACGTCGAGGAGTCGGGCTCGGGTCTGCGCCTCGTCGCGCTGTAGTGCGGGCATGCGTTCATGCTGCCGTACCGCCGGCGGGTGGTGCACGGGGGTTGGGACAGCCGGGGCTCCGAGGCCGTGGGGGCTTCTTGGTGGGGCGGGTGTCCTGTGGGAGGTGGGGGTGCGGCGGGGGCGGTGGGACAGCGGCCGGCGGCACCGCGGACGACAGCGGCCGCCTGAGGTACGCCGGCGGGCGCGTCAGCCGTTCCCCCCGCTGACCAGCGGCGGGTCGTTCGGATCCGGGATCTGCGTGGACCAGCCGCCGGGCACGCTGCGGACCTGGCGGTCGCGGAAGCGCACGGGAGCGGTGCCGACCCGGCGGGTGAACAGGCGGCTGAAGTACGCCGGGTCGTCGTAGCCGACCCGGCGGGCCACCGCCGCCACCGG
This Streptomyces decoyicus DNA region includes the following protein-coding sequences:
- a CDS encoding lysine N(6)-hydroxylase/L-ornithine N(5)-oxygenase family protein, giving the protein MSSTPEAPLTTDTTSPDAPLDLAGIGIGPFNLSLAALAHPVTPLRTAFYDQRPAFQWHPGLLIDGATLQVPFLADLVTLADPASPWTFLNYLKTRERLFPFYFAERFHIHRAEYDSYCRWVSENLPSLHFGHQIDAVRWNPEHEVFEVDYTQLDPEGEAEALGRTYARNLVLGIGTTPHIPVPLRPLAEAPAVPVIHSADYLDHRESLLGADHLTVIGAGQSGAEIFLDQLRARPAGREGLHWLARTPAFAPMEYSKLGLEHFTPDYTRYFHALPERVRDDLLPAQWQLHKGIDHDTLGAIHDELYRRTLDGGWPDATLTPGVFVRTAGRVGTTKVELHLDHTQQGTRSRLTTDAVILATGYRERRIDTLLAAIDPYLRRDSGARPRIDAQHRLVLDPAVTGSVYVQNAETHTHGVGTPDLGLAAWRSATILNSLTDNTPYPLPTRTAFTTFGLPHPSTGRTGMVPRQGSTLVPRR
- a CDS encoding pyridoxal phosphate-dependent decarboxylase family protein, producing the protein MTVPPAGTALAGGTNGPRALRPLLDTVLDALTTGAEDRAGPLPPGGPDTVTRAVRDACHPVFPDHGTGPHAALRTLVHTLAAGAADPADPHCAAHLHCPPLALATAADLAACALNPSMDSWDQAPAASVLEALTSRALAALVYPQATDPDALITTGGTESNQLALLLAREAAAPAGTATDPHRPARPLQIVCGANAHHSIPRSAWLLGLPQPLTLPTPDGILTPDTVHTCLANLAGRAGPVLLTATAGTTDSGAIDPLADLADVAAQHGARFHIDAAYGGALLFSDTHRSALHGLARAHTVGLDLHKLGWQPVAAGLLAVPGPATLAPLAHQADYLNADDDTEAGLPDLLSRSLRTTRRPDILKIAVTLKALGRHGLGELVDHTLAAAQTLADLIEAHPRYELHSRPALSTVLFRPTGADDTTLATIRRTLLTDGQAVLGRATTPTGLWLKATLLNPHTQPGDLTTLLKLVEGHTPR
- the pepN gene encoding aminopeptidase N: MPALQRDEAQTRARLLDVHRYDIALDLTQGEDRFGSRTVIHFTARTDGDTFVELRPAELHSVTLDGHPLDPAALDDNRLPLTGLAPGAHELRLDATMRYSRTGEGMHRFTDPADGESYVYTQLFLDDVQRVFAAFDQPDLKAVFALTVTAPTDWSVLGNGLATQRDPGHWTLAPTPLISSYLVAVAAGPWHSVRTEHAGLPFGIHCRRSLAPHLDADADEILDLTRRCFDRYHQIFEEPYPFDSYDQAFVPEFNAGAMENPGLVTFRDAYVFRSAVTDTERQTRGVTIAHEMAHMWFGDLVTLQWWDDIWLNESFAEYMGYQVLAEATRFTDTWTDFAVARKGWGYDADQRPSTHPVAPAPEDVPDTASALLNFDGISYAKGASALRQLVAWMGEKDFLAGINDHFARHRFSNATLADFIDSLARATDRDVHAWAERWLRTTGVDTLTPVVREAADGNWSVSVEQTGSPDGTRPHRLTIGRYDHDRTTTGRLVPREPLTWDVPDDGARSATGGRPALLLLNDQDLTYAKVRLDPVSWDTALGALSGLPDPLTRAVVWNAARDMVRDGELAPTAYLDAARAHLPYETDLALVQGVLAFARTQIADRYLPRTQRHTALATLTALSRDILRRTEGPEHGSEAGLRLTAVRAFIDSATTPEGIQDWLDDGSVPGGPRLDPELRWRILGRLATLGAAPLDELRAAIDAELARDPSATGREGAARCHAALPDPAAKQAAWDALFTTGGPAALSNYLFTATAGGFWAPEQLDLLRPYVARYFTDVPALAAARGPALAEAAGRHAFPAPFVEDHTLHLGEACLTDGNPTPALRRKLIDQLDDLRRAVKVRAAAENA